The nucleotide window CAATTAAAAGAAAGTTTACATGTACTGGGTATTCTACACAAGTACAGCAACAGAAGAACACAAAATGAAGGAAAGTAGAAATCATATGGTTGTATCAAAGCATTTGGGTGGACAAGTGTACAAAACCAAACTGATCTTGTTTCATGAATCACCTTCACCATCAGACATATATTGGTTTAAATATTCAGGAAAATAAAAAGTTCATCCCAGCTATAATATCAAAGGATAATGCATATCCCTAAAGAATctgcaaaagaacaaaaaaaaggttTGTGAGATTCTTTTTAAGGAAAAAAAGAGGGTACATCTGCATTTATGTTAACAGATATCTCTAGGATTACATGCCCAAcagaatatatttatttatatatgtataaatgaatatatgtatacacacgcgtttgtgtgtgcgcgcgcgctaGGAATGCATTTTGACCATGTCTTATTCCTTAGAGCCCTCATTGTTATTTGGACATGTAGCAATTAATAAAGTTTGCCTGTAATAAAGTTTGCCTATAGGTtatgtatatacatttgtatgtatgtatacacacacacacacacacatatatatgtatatatatacatatatgtatatgtatgtatgtatgtatatacatatacacaaatacatatacatatacatagacacatatatatatatacatatacatatacataaacacatatatatatatacatagacacacacacacacacacacacacacacatatatatatatgtatatatatatatatatatgtatatatatgtatatatatatatatatgtatatatatgtatatatatatatgtatatatatatatatacatatatatatacatatacatatatatatttttttttattttttttgtgtgtgtgtgtgtgctagGATTGCATTTTGACCTTGACTTATACCTTAGAGCCTCATTGTTATTTGGACATGTGGCAATTAATAAAGTTTGCCTGTAGGTTATCTTTGGGGAATCTTTCTCTGATACTCTTTTGCAACTTTTGCAAATCGTTCCAAGCCTTGTGCAAGTAATCCTTCAAGGAATGGTTTAAGCGCCTGTAGAGATCCAAGCAAGAATTCTTTAATTTTAGGAAGAGAAAATTCATAAAGAAAAAATCAGAAGTATATTGCTGTTGTAGAGGTGTATCATACTTACTGACGCAACTGGAATTAAAATTTCAGGGATTTCATACGAAACTGTCAACTGCATCAGACAAAGAAGCAAAGCAATTAACTGTCTGGACTAGCTCCTGAACAAACAAGCAAGTGCTAGAGAAAGAAAAGATAACAAGACAGCACAGAAGAAATATTGCTTGGGGAATCTTTACTTGTATTCTGCAAGAGGATGGGCCTTTGGGGAAAAATCTGACTGCGCCTCTGCAAGTACAAAGAagttagcataaataaataaataaataatatatatatatatatatatgtatgtatgtatgtatgtatgtatgtttatcAACCAAAAAATAGCGACATTTCTTTGTCAAGATTATTTTGTTTTCTCAATATATGGTGAAAATAATAGATAACTGTTGTTCACTGGATCTCCTTGGTAGCAATGCGTGTTCCTTCCACTTGGCAGCATTGCCATTCGAAACAATAGGTGATATTTAGACAGAATAAGAAGTCCTCAAACCATGATATTAAAGGATATTAAGAAGATATTACAAAATTCCTCAGATATCCAAATTGGCTAGCAAGGAAAATGCCCCTTCTGTGAGATACAAATCAGTCTAAAAAAAGCAGGATGACATTTAAGATACTACCTCGACATAAATTGAGGCAAACTCATGAAAGTGAAATTTTCCAGGATCAGAAGTGTATGATAGTAGTCTTCTGTATGCTTGACAAGAAAAAAACAGATAAAAAGGGCAAATGCATGATTCTCATGCCACAGGTCCAGGGATGAAATCAAGTACAAAATCTTGCTCATGCAGTAAAGATACTATTCTTGTGATTGAATGTATGCATGATGCCCAGGTTGCAGTAAAGCAAAATGCACTGAAGTCCACTTAGATTTGGACTAGCTGGAAGAAACAGAAGAAGGCCACTAAATAGGACAGGCTGCAtaacaaataaaattttcaaatcagtTACTACTTCTTCGAGGCAAATAAGGTCAGTTCCTACTTATTCGAGGCAAAAAAATTTGGTTGCTACATCTGTAGTCTCGTGGAGAAAACCATAAAAGGTTAACTTTTATAGGAAAAAATGACTGCATCACAATGTTGAGCCATGAAATGTTAAGATGTTCTACAATTTAGAAAGGACAATGGAACATAACACCATCCTATAGAGTTTGGGCTGATTGCAATACCTGTTAGGAAGACCTTCCAAAGATCGCCAATGTATCTTCTGATTAGGAATGGGCTGCAGCATAAGAAACAAGTGTTAAGAATCGAACAGAGACATTGTTGTATTATTATCTTTCTCACAGTAGATGCAGTGAAGCTGGCTCTTACTTGCAAATTTCGGGCAAGCCAAGAAAATTCAACGTCACGACCAAACACCTCATACTTCAATGCCCAGCGTGAGAGGTCAGGCTTATCCTGTAGAACCtattaaatccaaattcaaatatCAATCCAAATCCAATCTGCATCTTTTTGAAGCTCTACACTCAAGGcaacagtatatatatatgtatatatatatatatatgtatatatgtatatatatatatatatatgtatatatatatatatatgtatacatatatatatatatgtatatgtatacatatatatatgtatatgtatacatatatatatatatatatgtatacatacatatacatatatacatatgtatatatttatatatatatagtagatatAAGAATGTAATGCTGATTGATGATCTGATAGCTTGTACTGCAAGGAAACAAACAGGAAAACCTTTACAAAACGTTAGCAAGCACCTTTACAGAAGATATAAATGGCATCCATTTTGGGATCATCTCGCGATCAGAGTAACAGTCATAAGCTACTGAACATGGAACATCGACTTCGATCTCAGAGCTGCATCCATACAAAGATCAAATCATCTTTCTATTACCTTTTGGCATGATCAAGTACAAACTCAAGCTCATCAAACAACTACCAGAACTGTAAGTTCACAAAGGCTAACAGCCATGGAGCTATGCTTAAAAGCTGAAACCTAATAAAAAATCAGTAAGTAATGGTGATAAAGATTATTTATGAATAGACATATTTATAAATGCCAAGTGACTTATGGATCCTTTTTGTAAATAGACATATTGATCCTGTCGACAAAAAGCCACGTGATAAGAATATGCAGGTTGTATGACTGCTGATCTGTCAATATTAATGATGTTCATGTTTTTTCAATTCACTGTAGTCGTTTTTGAGCTATCTCTTAGGATGCATCTCAAGAGCAGGTGACAGAAAGTCCCAGATTTGCTGAAACAAAGACCATTCTCGGTTGGTTCAAAAAGCATTCCCTAACTATGCTAGGATAATATTTCCTTCAAATGACTGATAacttattttttttcataatgcTTTAAAGCTACAACCAAAATCTTGCTAACTAGTCTTAACAAAACATGCACTGGAAAATTTTAAATGCATGCTGATTTATTGCTTGGATTTGTTTCCTAAAATCTTTGATCATTTGAGGAATTAAGAACTACTTTTAACTTTTCTCTTTTACTTGAAAGGCtttaccgaaaaaaaaaaagttcttgaCTTA belongs to Musa acuminata AAA Group cultivar baxijiao chromosome BXJ3-5, Cavendish_Baxijiao_AAA, whole genome shotgun sequence and includes:
- the LOC103986268 gene encoding uncharacterized protein LOC103986268 isoform X1, coding for MSSAACISLGPTPLSHLKNAEKGAAFSLASVRGAGFRPSPSALFLRIPSRPSRRKPSPRRTAVRPFSPVMEWQDCSSEIEVDVPCSVAYDCYSDREMIPKWMPFISSVKVLQDKPDLSRWALKYEVFGRDVEFSWLARNLQPIPNQKIHWRSLEGLPNRGAVRFFPKGPSSCRIQLTVSYEIPEILIPVASALKPFLEGLLAQGLERFAKVAKEYQRKIPQR
- the LOC103986268 gene encoding uncharacterized protein LOC103986268 isoform X2; translated protein: MSSAACISLGPTPLSHLKNAEKGAAFSLASVRGAGFRPSPSALFLRIPSRPSRRKPSPRRTAVRPFSPVMEWQDCSSEIEVDVPCSVAYDCYSDREMIPKWMPFISSVKVLQDKPDLSRWALKYEVFGRDVEFSWLARNLQPIPNQKIHWRSLEGLPNRGAVRFFPKGPSSCRIQLTVSYEIPEILIPVASVSA